The following is a genomic window from Nymphaea colorata isolate Beijing-Zhang1983 chromosome 3, ASM883128v2, whole genome shotgun sequence.
GAGGTGTTGAGCCTCCAGTGAGGCGAGGcattaattgaagcgtaagcttcatggacaaatttgtgaattatataatatttataaaaataatgataaaattgaaaaaaataactacaatactaagcatacCAATAAAGAACAATACAAAACGTGTGCAAACCACAACAGTTTGTAAATCCAAACATCTGTCCTAAacacttaaaaattaaaatgttctaacttctaacgATAATAATATCAACCAAGAGAACAAGTATTGGtgaacaataatataagcatattgaaacACGCATATGTACAAAAAGCTCAGCGAAGTtgcaagcaattgaagatctGAACACATTCAGGTATGGGCAGATTCACCATTCTGTAGATTTCATACTATGCTGCTCAAAGTGTAGGATAATTGAGACTGAAGGTGcatgttctaattttctaaatttcacCTGTGAGCAAAAGTTTGTCTTCCTTGAGTTGAATAACAAATTCTTAAAGAAAGCTTGCAGATTCATTTCTCTTGTCCTCacaaaatttgacatttttaattttagaattccaccaacttttttttttttttttttttttacaaaaagcaTGCTCAAGTATTGGTAACATAACAAATGcttaagtttgaatttctttcatttaaccgCCTATTTCCTATGTAATTTAggcagttaaatgaaagaaagaaataagaacttgagcatttttttgttattccatCATAACTTGATTTTATCCAGCATAGTATCATGAAAATATGATTGTAATCAGACATCTCATAATTTTATCATGAGTTAAAATAAACGATGATAAAAAACTGAAGTTCAGGAAAGGAGCAGTTTCACTTCTGTTTTGTTTCATCCTGATAGGAATTACTATTCTCATCTTCTCAAAGGGCAAACTTAACCATATAAAATGCACTCCTTTGGCATTAAATGCTTGTATAcatctaactctctctctctctctctctccacactatgcaaataatattttggaagcTACTACAAATTGTTTTATCTTCATACAAGAGTGAACTATGCAATTCATGTTAGATTCTTAGGATATGTTTCCCTAGTTTCATAATTACTGTTCTTCTGTAAATATGGGCTTATTATTATCTTTTTACTTGATGTAGTCATCTGTGTTCCTCTCTAGTGTGAACACAAGGGTCACAGCCACCCACCCTACAATTTGTATTGCTGACGAAGGGCAGATTAAGGTCATTATTAAAGATTAACCTTATGTTGTTATGCAGATGCATCCAAGCTTGTCGGTGGCAACATATCTGAAAAACTTACAGCTTAAAGGACAAATTGAAATACTGAGAAGCATGAGGAAAGATAGTTTATGGGTCAAATTCTTTATGGGCCATGGCCACtgtgagagcgagagagggttGCCATGGCCAGCACCGGCCATGGCCACACAGAGAGAGGAGGGCGGCTGGGAGGTATGAATCCGGTGGTGGCTCCGCTAGCAGCAGCTTCAGCCTCCACTCCAAATTCGCCGATGAAGGATGCAATGGGGATTAAGGATCAAGAGAAGGGGATTAGGGATTGATTGAAAAGGATTAGGGTGGCTTTGTGTATTCACTATTCAACATGAATGGTGAATAATGGACACCATCGGGTGGGGCCTTCCCCTGCCTGAccagttttgcattttttaaaataaaaaaattatatcagtGCTCCGTCCCTGAGGCATGTGCCTCAaggctttttgaaaaaaatgcctctagtcacaatttttttgcatgaaGTGTGTGCCTTACAACATTGTCTTTAACTGCAGCATACCCAGCAAAGGAGGTCTTTGAACCAAGTTGTCATCATCTAGTTCAGGACAAGATACTGAAAATGCAGCTCCAGTCATACAGTAATAACATGCAGTGAGGAGAGAAAGTCCAAAATATCTAGAAGCAATTACAAGCAAACATGGTACTGCTATTTTCCTCAACAGGATACCGGATATCCAGAAATTTCATGAAGAAATTAACCATGGAAAAATATGCATCAGCTATTCCCCACATGCAACAACTCATCAACACAGCTCCCAAACATGCCAACAACATTACAAATCCAAAACAGACAAACAAACTAACCAAGAGGAAGCTTCAACCCAGCTCTCTTTACTGCATCAGGAACCGAATTGGGATCTCCACGTACAACTAATTGCTTAGGAATAGCAATTTTACCTGCCAGATACCACAAAATTAATATAgcaaagaaagaatttcagattCACATTCTGGGTGGATAGAGCCAGCAACATTCTTTCTCTCAAGTGCCATAAGAGATAGCTGGTACAAGCTTCAAAATTTCTACGACAAAAATTCCAAAGACGAACTATGCAAATGATACGTAGaaaatatgcagaaaattacCATTTGAATAGGATAAATTCAAATCATCAACAACATTAAGCATTGATTGGCGATTGTCCAAGTACTCAATGGCACCAGGCGGATCAATAACAGTGATCTCAGGATGCTTCTGCACGTATTCCTGCAAGCAGATCAAATAAATTAAGCTTTAAAAACCAAATCACAAGAAATTTCTTGATGAGTGAAACATAATTTAAGAACATTTtaactcaaaaagactaaataaTTCACATTCACAATTTCTAACTGCAATACTGATCAGGACTGTTTAATCACAAACTAAATGTTGAAATTGAGATTATTTCTAGTCATATTCAGGGAACAGGAGTTAAACTCCTTCATGTGCAAAGACAGGCAGGTTCTATGATATTATTCTTAAATATAGAGGATATTAATCATTTTATTTCACTAGGTGGTCTAACTATACTGAACTTGACGATGCCCTTCATGCGACAAAGAATGGAGAAGCTTAGTATGGCACCATAAAATATTAGAAAGGTAATATATTGGAAATGCCACCAACAATGTCCTATAGGAACTTGTATAAACTGGTTAGCATCTTTCCTATACAAGACATCAGCCATCTAGTCATGATGCAGCAAAGACCAAAAAGCACCTAATCTGCATATTGAGATAAGTGCAATAAGATGGAAAAGAGAAGGGCTGTAGGTCTTTAGAATTTACCAATATGTCAATATCAGATCAGCTTGAGAGCAACACCATGCATGAGGAATGCATAGAACACATGCAATATGCTACTTGAAGAATGTAAACACTTGGGATGTATACAATAACAGACGCCACAACAGCAGTAGGTGTTACTAACCTGAAGAGTCTGAAACCACTCTTTTCCTTTAAACTGCACAACATACAAGATTCTTATGAGAGAAGGAATGATACTGATGAAAGGACAGAAAGGTAATCAAAGTACATTCTCTTTGAAAAAAGGGACCAAATGGGAGAAAGCTAAGACCTCAGAGGGTCTCGAAAGGAAAGATAAAGAACTTGGAACAGTTTACAGCGCAGACCTTATGCAAGACTATGTCAAATGGTCCTTGATCCAAAAGAGATTTGTTTTGGTCTATGGCAACAAACATTATTCCTTTTTCCCTGCACCAGTTAAAGGATGTGACCTCTCACAGTGATTCTGTAAACAGAAAATTCATGCCATGATTTACAGCCAAGCAATCTTTTAAACCAATCAATGAGATGATGCAATTAAAAGTAAATATCTGTCTGGCATATATATAACTAGTCCCACTTGATCTCCTAATCAAATAAAGCAACGAAGGAAAAAAACTCGGTAATTAAAAATTCTACATGATAAGCCAAGTAGCATCAGGCATGGCTAGATTTGCACCACGCAGCATTTTCTGATGAAGACACGGCCAATAAGTAGCAGAGTCTGGAAGTACAATAGGAAGAGCTTTTAATGGTCGATAGTTTTGCAATCCGGTGAGGCTCTTGCATGAATTTGggcatgaagaagaaaagggatgATACTTTTCCCACAACAATTATACTGCACATGTAAGCAACCCATATAGACCCGGATGCAACATGTGCAAGTTAAGCATGAAAACATTAAGCATAAATAACAGCTAGTCAAGAAAAATTTTCccaaactttctttttattaaaCAGCATGTCCTAACTGAACTGTAAGTTTGCAGCATCTACATGGGCAGACCATAAATAAACTTCTGAGTTATGCCAACTACTACAAAATAGATTCAGAATAATGATCCATCAAGCCTTTCTCAACGGCATTGGAACATGCATCTTGACCAAAGCATTATCCTTCATCATCGCGAGAATCGTGACAAATTAATAGGACATAAACAACCGAATCCATAAATAGAAGGCAATACAGAGTCTGGATATATTGTAAGGAAAAGCTCGCAAGGTCTAAGATCTTGACCGTATTTCAACACGATAAGGAAAACAGTGTAACTGTGTAAGTATCATTGCACAAACAACAGATAGCGCAGCAGCATGCACACATCAATTGTAGCTCGAATAAGTTCCTAACTGACAATTCTCTCGGATTCGGGGAGAAAACCATTGGTCAACACCCccgcccctctctctctcattatcacAATAAGGAAAGGTGAAAGATCAATGAAGATACATtcatgcaacaaaaaatataccCCGTCCCGTCAAATAAAACGGCATAATTCGGTATCGAACATGAAATAAATGGAGCCATAAGCAAAAAAGTTGGCCAAGTTCGATCATAGAAAACCTCGCTAACGCCTCCAGTCTTGGTTGCAAGAAGGACTTGATCTTATTTGGTTTGAGCGCGTATCCAACGACTAGCTTCTGCTTAGGAGGCAAAGAAGAACCAGCGCTGCCGCACAAGAAGCACAAGCCGCCCCCCTTTTCCTCCGTCTCCCTCGACTCTGCATTGTCCCGGCAGGCGACCTTGGGTGACTCGGCGATGCTGTCGTTCTTCATGGCGCTGCACTAAGGCGCAACGGCGATCCTCGGGGGACACCACTGGCGGCTCCGTTCAGCCTTATTTCTCTTCCCCTCTCCCCTCCAATTGCAGAGACAAGAACCACCACCTCCCAAATCCTAGAAGGAAGAAGCTGTTCCGTGTGAAAAACAACGATCACTGGAATCTCAGCCACCACGTCCAACAGATGAGCGTTGGAATGATCGTGACGAGAGTCCCaaatttaaagagagagagagagtgctaGGCGGATGGCGCGCATTTCTAACAGAGGGAGAGGAGATACAGCGCGGGTCCATGCACCAATCTCACTAGCGTCGTAGCGTATCGTTGATAACCGATACGTATCTTCATGCCAGTATGTATCGGCCAATGCGATTAAACGATGTCATTAAATACAGCAGGCCCTGCCTTTACAGATATTCCAAAttcatactttttatttttatcaaaacGAAGTTTAAATTATTTGTAGACAATTTGACGTAAAatgtataaacaaaaaaaattatcttttagacaatttaaatgaaaatatataaacaaatggAATCCGATTCTCATCCAGTGATTCGGCACCATTTTCCGGCCTTTTTCATATTCCATCTTACCTCATGCCCTATTGTCGACTTTATGTTTGGCTGAtgattttttaacaaaaattatttCTCACAAATAAcggggtgtttgatggtttgaaattttgattcaaaaataaaaattcaaaatcataatttctCTTCAAAGTGGAAAATAGTTAAAATCTTAAGTTTTAGTTTATtaactctaaaaacaaaataccctgtttgtttaataattctaatttttaaaaaaatatgcattttgattctaaattCCATGATTTTAGATGTATCAAATGCTCcctaaaaaattaatattcaaagaaaatacacataAATTGTAGAAAGAAAACTAATCCATGCCCTGTCCCAAATGTTGTTGGAAGACTAAATATTAAATTACTAAAAAAAGATAATCATTACATTAATATTAATGCCTGTTCGTGTTTTAATAACGATTGATCATTCTTTAGCATTTTAGCTATTCAAAAATTATCTGACGTTCAATCATATCcatgtttttaagaaaatgtatgtgttttttaatttcttttgacaTACCAATTAGTGCGGACATTTTGGTTGCATCAACAGTCATCCTTCTACTAATATAGAACCTTCAAATGAAGGTCTTTTAAACTTCAAGAATTTATAAAACCTGAACCATATGTTTAGAAAGCTTAACAAATTTAAGTTTTACCAAAAGTTGAAAAGgaaacacaaaaattttaaagtttggAATGCAATTTGTTCAAGCATCGGATTCAGCAAAAGTATAGCAATTATAGATTTATAAGGAAAAGTAAACTTTTATATCTTTTCGATCAATTTATATTTTCACTTCATTTAAtagcatagttttttttttgtctttctctttggTAGAGAGGTGGCACTGCTTGGAAAATCTGGCGCAATTACTTGTCGCTCGTAAACGGAGCAACCCTGCCACCTGACGAATACCACCTCCCAcgcatttaaaatttttcacacCTTTAAAAGCACGGGGTATTCTCAAATGAGCAACTAGTTGGAGCATCCACATGAAATATAAAGAAAGTTTGTGGATTTAGTATGAGCAACCGTCGCTTGAATAtgattaatgattaaaataccttcagcttatattgaaaaaaagaactttgtaattggtaaaaatgaaaataaaacaataaaaaattataaaagacatttatttttaaaattacaaaaatatccCATGCTCCTTTACTGAGTACCGTCACCCTGCGCCATTGCGCGCAGGAAACTTTTTCTATCAACGGGGTTTGTACGGAAGTGCAGTGGTTATGAGAGAGCCTAGCGATGCTCATTCCAAATCCTTCTGCAACAAAAGAAgatcgagaaagagagagggaggtttTCTGCCTTCGATCTGGTGAAACGCAGATAAACGCATCCGAGAGATGGACACATCAGAGATCTCTCTACTGGACTTGATCTCTACAGATCTTCATTTCTGGCTTCAGTACCGTCTATCGGCGTCCAAGATTAACGTTTTCCTAACTTGTTAGGGTCGACTTGTTTCCCCGATCTGATCTGGAATTCATGCTCTACCTCGCGTTGCTCGGATGGCCTATTCTGCTCGACAGTGTGCAGACCGAAAATAGTCTGGAGGAATCGGGATTTCAATGTATGCCTTCAAAAAGCGAACGATCCAACTGTTTTTGTGCTGTAAATTCGTGCAAGAATTATTGCTGATCACAGGGAACGCCCTAGCACTCGATGTTAGTGGAGCCTCCACCGGAAGGGATCTGGTTAGAGGACAAAGGCAATTCAGAAAGAACAAGCAGCGGCTATCCATTGGTCAGGGCAACGTACCAGAAACGAGAAGCGAAGTGGTGTACCGTATACGCAGATGACATTCTCACTGATTAGAAAAATAAGTAATCAACCCAAGCAGTTGAATTTAATCCGTTCAAACTTTATGCGGGTTGGGCCCATGGGGCGCGGCGGAAATGGGGCATTCTGGACTGCAAAAAATGGTGTGCGTTGAACACCCGGAGCAAAGGCAGGGTGCCGGGAGCGGCCATGGCCCACTATGGATCTGTGATTCGTAAATAAATCAACTTCGTGGATTCCCGGCCTTTCGTGGAAGGAATGAAAAGGAGAGTTGAAACCGCGCGCTGCACATGATCTGTAAGAATCGCGGAGCGCTTTGAGCAGCCTGTGTGCCCAAATCCCATCGGACCCACAGATTTCCTTTCAATTCAGGGGATCTAGAGCCAAAATAACCACAACGACCGGCTTTCAACCCCCGAGTCCAGACCTCCCTCCCTCCGTAAGGTTGCGCTCTTCCTTTCAAGATTTGGATCTTTAGCTTGCCGCCGATCCGTTCACTATTTTTTGGTACAATGTATAACAACTAGTTATGAATCGGTAATTGTTTAATCAATATAATTAAGAGTTTGGAAATGTCACGTGTAAAATTACAGTTGACTCATGATAATTAGACGTTATGATTAAAAAAAGTGTCAGTTTTTAATTAGCATAATTGAAggttaaaatgtttttttttttaaattttcattatttgagaaagaaatttaaaGGTAACAACGCGTGTAGTCATTCCCGGTTTTTCTTTGGTCAGGTCAGATCcagattcaaatccagacaGCCGGTTGGCGCCAAAGCGCGACGTTGGGCGCGGCGCGGCCCCgcctgaatttgaaatctgtGCAAGTCAGCGTCTCTCTTTCGCCGTACGTTGGCATTCTGGCGCCCGTGGTTCCTCCCTGCCCATCTGCCAGTCTTCGCTTTCCGCTCCTTCTTTTCCATTCCTTCGTGTTCCCTTGCTTGGGAACTCTCCTCCTTCTAGAACAAGCGAGGCCCTCTGGCGGCGGAATCTCCCACCAGAGGCACCCGTTGTCCGATCAACGTAGCTGCATTATCGACGTCCGTCCACCAAGGGAACTCTGATCTGAAAACCAGTAGCAGAGATGGCTGCATTGCGTCGATGTCCTCAGATCATCCCCAAACGACAATCTTCCTCCAGAAACCTGCCTGAATACCGCGAATTCATCTTCTTCCCCAAGAGATTTCTCGGGAGTTCCGGGGTTTTTCGTGCTTTTTCTCGATCGGATTTGGTTGCGAAAGCTGGAACAGGGATTAGGATTCGGGCAGAGTCTGTAGTGAAGTCCGCCGGTGCGGGTTTGGGCCTGGAATTGGACGTGGTGGTGGAGAGGGAGGTGAAGTCTGCCGATGCGGGTCTGGGGTGGGGATTGGGCGTGGCGGTGGAGAGGCAGGTGAAGTCTGCCGATGCGGGTCCGGGCCTGGAATTGGACGTGGTGGTGGAGAGGGAGATGAAGGAGAAGGGTGTGCTCGGGGTGAGGAGGACGAAGCTTGTCTGCACGATCGGCCCGGCTTCTTGCTCATTTGACGCGCTAGAGAAGTTGGCCTTGAGGGGGATGAACGTTGCGAGGTTGAACATGAGCCATAACACGCGGGATTGGCACCGCGATGTGATTCGGAAGGTGAAGAGGTTGAACGAGGAGAGAGGGTACTGTATCTCCTTGATGATTGATACGGAGGGGAGGCATATGCACACGGCGGATCTTGGAGGAGCATCGTCTATCAAAGCTGAGGTGAATTAGTAGTCGTTGCTTGTTTGAATCCTAAAAAGAGACGAAAGagttactttttttattttgttttattgcatgTACTTAAGCTCGCCTAATTATCCTTCTGTGATTTATATAATTATTTGCAGAACCACAGTTACAaatttcgtccaaaattttgtcttctttccttttttcgaAAATTTACTTCGCCGATGAACAACTATTGTTCTGATGAAAGTTGGTTTCTTTTTTACCGTGGCTCATTTTATCTGTTTTGATGAttgtcttcttttattttgaaataatttgtcATCTGCTTCACGCTTTATGGTTGGCATTTGGGACAGGACGGATCCGTTTGGTTATTCACGACTGAAAGATTGAATGGTACTCTTCCTTCTACCGTTCAAGTCAATTATGAGGGCTTTGCTGAAGGTGTGCAATCTTGTTGCGGTAAAAGTTTCAGAAACACTGTTCATTTTATATATGGTTCTTATGGCTTCACGTCCTTTACTCTACAGGTGTTTTAGTGGGTGATGTACTTGTCCTAGATGCTGGAATGGCAAGCTTTGAAGTTATCGAAAAAGTCGGGGATGACCTGAGTTGTAAGTGCATCGATCCTGGTCTGATTCTTCCCCGGGAAAAAATGACTTTTTGGAGGAACGGACAGCCTGTTGCAAACAATTCTCAACTTCCAACCTTATCACCGAAGGTTTGCTAGTTGCTACCTAGTTCTGGGCCTTCCGGCTTTCCGAATGAACCCTTGCTCGTACATTTCAAAACCTGAAGACCATTGTCCATGATTTTCAACTCATGTGGTGCGTGTATGATGATCAGGATTGGGGTGATATTGATTTCGGAATATCGGAGCACATTGATTTTATTGCTGTTTCATTTGTGAAGAACGCTGAAGATATCAGGAGTTTAAAATCATATCTATCTAGAAGATCATCTGAGTAAGTAAAGCCTAAAGACTACATTGCAAGTAGTTTAGTTTTCCAATGCTGGGTGCTCTCGTCTCCCATTTGTATTCCAGAGAGCTGCATCCTTGGATC
Proteins encoded in this region:
- the LOC116249646 gene encoding inositol-tetrakisphosphate 1-kinase 3-like isoform X3; the protein is MKNDSIAESPKVACRDNAESRETEEKGGGLCFLCGSAGSSLPPKQKLVVGYALKPNKIKSFLQPRLEALAREKGIMFVAIDQNKSLLDQGPFDIVLHKFKGKEWFQTLQEYVQKHPEITVIDPPGAIEYLDNRQSMLNVVDDLNLSYSNGKIAIPKQLVVRGDPNSVPDAVKRAGLKLPLVVKPLVLDGTAKSHELFLAYDHISLSKLEPPLVLQEFVNHGGVLFKVYVVGETLKVVRRFSLPDVENYEQSHNVGLVPLPRVSFTAASAVGADLDPHVAGYEKIPDYEHIFTDFLLSLVEGKSKEHHVGKN
- the LOC116249646 gene encoding inositol-tetrakisphosphate 1-kinase 3-like isoform X2, whose amino-acid sequence is MKNDSIAESPKVACRDNAESRETEEKGGGLCFLCGSAGSSLPPKQKLVVGYALKPNKIKSFLQPRLEALAREKGIMFVAIDQNKSLLDQGPFDIVLHKFKGKEWFQTLQEYVQKHPEITVIDPPGAIEYLDNRQSMLNVVDDLNLSYSNGKIAIPKQLVVRGDPNSVPDAVKRAGLKLPLVVKPLVLDGTAKSHELFLAYDHISLSKLEPPLVLQEFVNHDVENYEQSHNVGLVPLPRVSFTAASAVGADLDPHVADLPPFPLIEKLAGELRQRLGLLLFNIDIIREHGSGDNFYVIDINYFPGYEKIPDYEHIFTDFLLSLVEGKSKEHHVGKN
- the LOC116250916 gene encoding pyruvate kinase isozyme A, chloroplastic-like, with protein sequence MAALRRCPQIIPKRQSSSRNLPEYREFIFFPKRFLGSSGVFRAFSRSDLVAKAGTGIRIRAESVVKSAGAGLGLELDVVVEREVKSADAGLGWGLGVAVERQVKSADAGPGLELDVVVEREMKEKGVLGVRRTKLVCTIGPASCSFDALEKLALRGMNVARLNMSHNTRDWHRDVIRKVKRLNEERGYCISLMIDTEGRHMHTADLGGASSIKAEDGSVWLFTTERLNGTLPSTVQVNYEGFAEGVLVGDVLVLDAGMASFEVIEKVGDDLSCKCIDPGLILPREKMTFWRNGQPVANNSQLPTLSPKDWGDIDFGISEHIDFIAVSFVKNAEDIRSLKSYLSRRSSEFTRVLAKIENLESMWKLEEIVQVSDGVMVGRGDLGMEVSVEHIPSIQEEITCLCRQLNKPVIVASQLVESMVEYPIPTRAEVADVSEVVRQYADAMMLSEESAIGLFADKALSVLHVVSEHMERLCRGERLQKTLSPSLLGQSLSDRIAEQICNSAAEMANNLQVDAIFVYTTSGLMASLLSRNRPNSMIFAFTNKSSTRNWLNLLWGVVPLRVELSDYMEENIKKAFNLTKARGVVKEGDMVLVVSDIECGRATNPSQQSIQVRMIT
- the LOC116249646 gene encoding inositol-tetrakisphosphate 1-kinase 3-like isoform X1; its protein translation is MKNDSIAESPKVACRDNAESRETEEKGGGLCFLCGSAGSSLPPKQKLVVGYALKPNKIKSFLQPRLEALAREKGIMFVAIDQNKSLLDQGPFDIVLHKFKGKEWFQTLQEYVQKHPEITVIDPPGAIEYLDNRQSMLNVVDDLNLSYSNGKIAIPKQLVVRGDPNSVPDAVKRAGLKLPLVVKPLVLDGTAKSHELFLAYDHISLSKLEPPLVLQEFVNHGGVLFKVYVVGETLKVVRRFSLPDVENYEQSHNVGLVPLPRVSFTAASAVGADLDPHVADLPPFPLIEKLAGELRQRLGLLLFNIDIIREHGSGDNFYVIDINYFPGYEKIPDYEHIFTDFLLSLVEGKSKEHHVGKN